In Bradyrhizobium guangxiense, the following are encoded in one genomic region:
- a CDS encoding ABC transporter permease yields the protein MAMPMESPISFTNVGRIKWWQRGIFASQTGYVLLALAVLLVIMHFASPYFFTQGNMQNVAKNFSFIAIATLGVTFVIITGGIDLSVGSMMCFSAMITSMVMTELSAPGSSWVHMAADGKTVLANVPGLILLVSVLAGLGVALIAGLVNGFCIAVLGLSPFVTTLGMLSIVRGLGYVVSNGRGSFPGGPDADYFYALTSGDVLGVPAPFIYLVILALMMAGVLHHSAFGRHVFALGGNEKAAELTGIPVVRVKIEVYVICALAAGLQGIIISGWLGSAPAHMATSYELNVIAAAVIGGANLAGGIGGPLGAIVGCVLLEVIRNGLVLAQVSSYWQQTLVGVIIILAVLVDRIRSRMT from the coding sequence ATGGCCATGCCGATGGAATCTCCGATCAGCTTCACCAATGTGGGCCGGATCAAATGGTGGCAGCGCGGCATCTTTGCGTCGCAGACCGGCTACGTCCTGCTCGCGCTGGCGGTGCTGCTGGTGATCATGCATTTCGCCAGCCCCTATTTCTTCACCCAGGGCAACATGCAGAACGTGGCGAAGAACTTTTCCTTCATCGCCATCGCCACGCTCGGTGTCACCTTCGTGATCATCACCGGCGGCATCGACCTCTCGGTCGGCTCGATGATGTGCTTCTCGGCCATGATCACCTCCATGGTCATGACCGAGCTGTCGGCGCCCGGCTCGTCGTGGGTGCACATGGCGGCCGACGGCAAGACCGTGCTGGCGAACGTGCCGGGCCTGATCCTGCTGGTGTCGGTCCTCGCCGGACTCGGCGTGGCGCTGATTGCCGGGCTCGTCAACGGCTTCTGCATCGCCGTGCTTGGGCTTTCGCCTTTCGTCACCACGCTTGGCATGCTCTCGATCGTGCGCGGGCTGGGCTATGTCGTCTCCAACGGCCGCGGTAGCTTTCCCGGCGGGCCCGATGCCGACTATTTCTACGCGCTCACCTCGGGCGACGTGCTCGGCGTGCCCGCGCCGTTCATCTATCTCGTGATCCTCGCGCTGATGATGGCCGGGGTGTTGCACCATAGTGCGTTCGGTCGCCACGTCTTCGCGCTCGGCGGCAACGAGAAGGCGGCCGAGCTCACCGGCATTCCGGTGGTGCGGGTGAAGATCGAGGTCTACGTGATCTGCGCGCTCGCCGCAGGCCTTCAGGGCATCATCATTTCCGGCTGGCTCGGCTCCGCGCCCGCCCACATGGCGACGTCCTACGAGCTCAACGTGATCGCGGCGGCCGTCATCGGCGGCGCCAACCTTGCCGGCGGCATCGGCGGTCCGCTCGGAGCCATCGTCGGCTGCGTGCTCCTGGAAGTGATCCGCAACGGCCTCGTGCTGGCGCAGGTCTCCTCCTACTGGCAGCAGACGCTGGTGGGCGTGATCATCATCTTGGCTGTGCTGGTCGATCGCATCCGCTCGCGGATGACCTGA
- a CDS encoding aldo/keto reductase has product MKRSRLGSLDVTSIGLGSAPLGGLFAPVSDADAEATIARAWSLGVRFFDTAPLYGFGLAERRLGAFLRQQKRESYVISTKVGRLLRVPEGAASEDEHYKGTPRERPVFDFSYDGVMRSVEESLARLGLDRVDVLLVHDPDDHYDEAVGGAFRALQRLREDGTVKAIGAGMNQSEMPIRFAQAVPVDCFLLAGRYTLLDQGALDALFPLCQARNIGILLGGIYNSGILADPHAGAKFNYQDADASLVARALELDALCRKHGTALKAAALQFCMTHPAVTVAVMGARNAAEIADNIAMSEATVPAAFWQELRARNLIDVRAPLPAGA; this is encoded by the coding sequence ATGAAACGGTCGCGGCTCGGCTCGCTCGACGTCACGTCAATCGGCCTCGGTTCCGCCCCGCTCGGCGGATTGTTCGCACCCGTCAGCGATGCCGATGCGGAGGCGACGATCGCGCGCGCCTGGTCGCTTGGGGTGCGATTCTTCGATACCGCGCCGCTCTACGGCTTCGGCCTCGCCGAGCGGCGGCTCGGGGCCTTCCTGCGGCAGCAGAAGCGCGAGTCCTACGTCATCTCGACCAAGGTCGGCCGTCTGCTGCGCGTGCCTGAAGGCGCAGCTAGCGAGGACGAGCACTACAAGGGCACGCCGCGCGAGCGGCCGGTGTTCGATTTCAGCTATGACGGCGTCATGCGGTCGGTGGAGGAAAGCCTCGCCAGGCTCGGGCTCGACCGCGTCGACGTCCTGCTGGTGCATGATCCCGATGATCACTATGACGAGGCCGTCGGAGGCGCCTTCCGAGCGCTCCAGCGCCTGCGCGAGGACGGCACGGTCAAGGCGATCGGCGCCGGCATGAACCAGTCGGAGATGCCGATTCGCTTCGCGCAAGCCGTGCCGGTCGATTGCTTCCTGCTCGCCGGCCGCTACACGCTGCTCGACCAGGGCGCGCTCGATGCGCTGTTTCCGCTCTGCCAGGCGAGGAACATCGGCATCCTGCTCGGCGGCATCTATAATAGCGGCATCCTGGCCGATCCGCATGCGGGCGCGAAGTTCAACTATCAGGACGCCGATGCGTCGCTGGTAGCGCGGGCGCTCGAGCTTGATGCGCTCTGCCGCAAGCACGGCACCGCGTTGAAAGCCGCCGCGCTCCAGTTCTGCATGACGCATCCGGCGGTCACGGTCGCGGTGATGGGCGCGCGCAATGCGGCGGAAATTGCCGACAACATCGCCATGTCGGAGGCAACGGTGCCGGCCGCGTTCTGGCAGGAGCTGCGCGCGCGAAACCTCATTGACGTGCGCGCGCCGCTGCCGGCGGGAGCGTAA
- a CDS encoding sugar-binding protein, producing MRKLLLAGIAVAMMATPALAANYRFVIVPKAMNNPFFDFARDGCLKRAKELGNIECIYKGPVEHEPATQAQIIQDFVTQKVDGLAISVADVAAMTKSIEAATAAGIPVITFDADAPGSKRIAYIGTNNKEFGVALGKQLLKMRPDGGKYAMVSGGPGAKNLAERVDGVREALKGSKWTEVAGSPTFCNDDPALAVQQMTDMRTATPDLAAIVPIGGWPMFAPEGFKAFASRNKKDIDSGKFTLVVADTLKMQLELLRDGYANALVGQRPFEMGEKAMDTLLAIKKGEKVPEIVYTGLDLVTKDNVGQMLK from the coding sequence ATGAGGAAACTTCTTCTTGCCGGTATCGCCGTTGCGATGATGGCGACGCCGGCGCTGGCCGCGAACTACCGCTTCGTCATCGTGCCGAAGGCGATGAACAATCCGTTCTTCGATTTCGCGCGCGACGGCTGCCTGAAGCGCGCCAAGGAGCTCGGCAACATCGAGTGCATCTACAAGGGGCCGGTCGAGCACGAGCCGGCGACGCAGGCGCAGATCATCCAGGACTTCGTCACCCAGAAGGTCGACGGCCTCGCCATCTCGGTCGCCGACGTTGCGGCCATGACCAAGTCGATCGAGGCGGCGACCGCGGCCGGCATTCCCGTCATCACCTTCGATGCCGATGCGCCCGGATCCAAGCGCATCGCCTATATCGGCACCAACAACAAGGAGTTCGGCGTTGCGCTCGGCAAGCAATTGCTGAAGATGCGGCCCGACGGCGGCAAATACGCCATGGTCTCCGGCGGCCCCGGTGCCAAGAACCTTGCCGAGCGCGTCGATGGCGTGCGCGAGGCGCTGAAGGGCTCGAAATGGACCGAGGTCGCGGGCTCGCCGACCTTCTGCAACGACGATCCCGCGCTCGCGGTCCAGCAGATGACGGACATGCGCACCGCAACGCCCGATCTCGCCGCGATCGTTCCCATCGGCGGCTGGCCGATGTTCGCACCCGAAGGCTTCAAGGCCTTCGCCAGCAGGAACAAGAAGGACATCGATTCCGGCAAGTTCACGCTTGTCGTTGCAGATACGCTGAAGATGCAGCTCGAGCTGCTGCGCGACGGCTATGCCAATGCACTGGTCGGCCAGCGTCCGTTCGAGATGGGCGAGAAGGCGATGGACACGCTGCTCGCCATCAAGAAAGGCGAGAAGGTGCCGGAGATCGTCTACACCGGCCTCGATCTCGTCACCAAGGACAACGTCGGGCAGATGTTGAAGTAG